In a genomic window of Pedobacter sp. KBS0701:
- the purL gene encoding phosphoribosylformylglycinamidine synthase has protein sequence MKKLFLQLQKKSMIHFFLSQSQAIFVLQTDKALSTTDITKLEWLFGGAKISQETALKGFFVGPRAAMITPWSTNAVEITQNMDMQGIIRIEEFKQVDENFSDYDPMLSQKYDKLDQEVYTINIKPEPILEITDIAAYNKKEGLSLSDEEVEYLNTLAKKLERPLTDSEVFGFSQVNSEHCRHKIFNGKFVIDGVEQPTSLFKLIRKTSEENPNDIVSAYKDNVAFIKGPKVQQFAPKRADEPDYYSTSDFESVISLKAETHNFPTTVEPFNGAATGSGGEIRDRLAGGQGSLPLAGTAVYMTALSRLEDNRPWEQGVEERQWLYQTPMDILIKASNGATDFGNKFGQPLITGSVLTFEHEEDNRTLGFDKVIMLAGGIGYGKASQAQKLKPQEGDNIVILGGENYRIGMGGAAVSSADTGQHGSGIELNAIQRSNPEMQKRAANAVRGMVESDHNPIISIHDHGAGGHLNCLSELVEETGGLIDLDKLPVGDPTLSAKEIIGNESQERMGLVIGNEHIETLQKIADRERSPMYTVGKVTGNHRFTFKSATTGLKPMDFELADMFGSSPKVVMEDTTVDRKYSELNYNATQLNTYLEQVLQLEAVAAKDWLTNKVDRCVGGRVAKQQCAGPLQLPLNNCGVMALDFQGKEGIATSVGHSPVSALIDPAAGSRNAIAESLSNIVWAPLKDGLKSVSLSANWMWACKNEGEDARLYAAVEACSDFAIGLGINIPTGKDSLSMKQKYANGDVIAPGTVIISAGANCDDITKVVEPVLQKDGGAIYYINLSNDSYKLGGSSFAQILNKVGTETPDVKDADQFKNAFNTLQELIKAGQIQAGHDIGSGGLITTLLEMCFADRDLGAQIDLSALAEQDNIKLLFAENIAVVFQADAAVEATLTKNGVTFQKIGTVSTSATLEVKNAADSFSFDIDHLRDVWFKTSYLLDSRQTGNGLAKERYNNYKNHVLNYSFPLTFDGKKPVIDETRPRPKAAIIREKGSNSERELANAMYLAGFDVKDVHMTDLITGRETLEDIQFIGAVGGFSNSDVLGSAKGWAGAFLYNEKARIALEKFFARPDTLSVGVCNGCQLFVELGLINKDHADKPKMLHNKSGKHESIFTSLTLQENNSVMLSSLAGSTLGVWVSHGEGRFSLPYAEDQYKIVAKYAYETYPASPNGSDYNTAMLCDETGRHLVMMPHIERSLFQWHWANYPQGRKDEVSPWMEAFVNARKWIENKG, from the coding sequence ATAAAAAAGCTATTTTTGCAACTTCAAAAAAAAAGCATGATTCATTTCTTCCTTAGTCAATCGCAGGCGATTTTTGTTTTACAAACAGACAAAGCGCTTTCTACCACTGATATTACTAAACTCGAATGGTTATTTGGCGGTGCCAAAATCTCGCAGGAAACAGCTCTAAAAGGCTTTTTCGTTGGCCCAAGAGCAGCAATGATTACTCCATGGAGTACTAATGCCGTGGAGATCACCCAGAACATGGACATGCAAGGCATCATCAGGATTGAAGAATTTAAGCAGGTTGACGAGAATTTTTCAGATTATGACCCGATGCTTTCTCAAAAATACGACAAACTTGATCAGGAGGTTTATACCATCAACATCAAACCTGAACCGATTTTAGAAATCACCGATATTGCCGCTTACAATAAAAAGGAAGGACTTTCTTTAAGTGATGAAGAAGTTGAGTACTTAAATACATTGGCAAAAAAATTAGAAAGACCTTTAACCGATTCTGAGGTATTTGGTTTCTCGCAGGTGAATTCAGAACATTGCCGTCACAAAATCTTTAACGGAAAATTCGTAATTGATGGTGTAGAGCAGCCTACTTCATTGTTCAAGCTCATCCGCAAAACTTCTGAAGAGAACCCGAACGATATTGTTTCAGCATATAAAGATAACGTTGCTTTTATTAAGGGTCCGAAAGTACAGCAGTTTGCACCTAAACGTGCCGATGAGCCTGACTATTATTCCACTAGCGATTTCGAATCTGTAATCTCTTTAAAAGCAGAAACACACAATTTCCCAACAACTGTTGAGCCTTTTAATGGTGCTGCAACCGGATCTGGTGGCGAAATCAGAGACCGTTTGGCTGGTGGACAGGGTTCTTTACCTTTAGCCGGAACTGCAGTTTACATGACCGCGCTTTCGCGTCTGGAGGATAACCGTCCGTGGGAACAAGGCGTTGAAGAAAGACAATGGTTATATCAAACGCCAATGGATATCCTGATCAAAGCTTCAAACGGCGCTACCGATTTTGGAAATAAATTTGGTCAGCCACTCATTACAGGTTCGGTTTTAACTTTCGAACATGAAGAAGATAACCGCACATTGGGTTTTGATAAAGTGATTATGCTTGCCGGCGGTATTGGTTATGGTAAAGCCAGCCAGGCACAAAAACTTAAACCACAGGAAGGCGATAATATCGTGATCTTAGGTGGCGAAAATTATAGAATCGGAATGGGTGGTGCAGCAGTTTCATCTGCTGATACGGGTCAGCATGGAAGCGGAATTGAATTAAACGCGATCCAACGGTCAAATCCTGAAATGCAAAAACGTGCGGCCAATGCCGTTCGTGGTATGGTAGAAAGCGATCACAATCCGATCATTTCTATTCACGATCACGGTGCAGGTGGTCACTTAAACTGTTTATCAGAACTGGTTGAAGAAACCGGAGGTTTAATCGACCTTGATAAATTACCAGTAGGCGACCCTACCCTTTCAGCAAAAGAAATTATTGGTAACGAATCGCAGGAAAGAATGGGATTGGTGATTGGCAACGAGCATATCGAAACCTTACAAAAAATTGCCGACCGCGAGCGTTCACCAATGTACACCGTAGGTAAAGTTACCGGCAATCACCGTTTCACCTTTAAATCGGCCACTACCGGTTTAAAACCGATGGATTTTGAGTTGGCCGACATGTTTGGCAGCTCGCCCAAAGTTGTAATGGAAGATACCACGGTAGATCGCAAATACAGTGAACTTAATTATAATGCTACCCAATTAAACACTTACTTAGAACAAGTACTTCAATTAGAAGCTGTTGCAGCTAAAGATTGGTTAACCAACAAGGTTGACAGGTGTGTGGGTGGCCGTGTAGCCAAACAACAATGTGCTGGTCCGTTACAATTACCCTTAAACAATTGCGGCGTAATGGCTTTAGATTTTCAGGGTAAAGAAGGTATTGCCACTTCAGTTGGTCACTCGCCTGTTTCGGCGCTGATTGATCCGGCTGCCGGTAGCCGCAATGCCATTGCCGAATCACTTTCGAATATTGTTTGGGCACCTTTAAAAGATGGTTTAAAAAGTGTTTCACTTTCTGCCAACTGGATGTGGGCCTGTAAAAACGAAGGTGAAGATGCCCGTTTATATGCTGCCGTTGAAGCTTGTTCTGATTTCGCAATTGGTTTAGGAATCAATATCCCAACCGGGAAAGATTCCCTATCAATGAAGCAGAAATATGCAAACGGTGATGTTATTGCTCCCGGAACGGTGATTATTTCAGCTGGTGCCAACTGCGATGATATTACCAAAGTAGTTGAGCCGGTGTTGCAAAAAGATGGCGGTGCCATTTACTACATCAACCTTTCTAACGATAGTTATAAACTGGGAGGTTCATCATTTGCGCAAATTTTAAATAAGGTAGGTACCGAAACTCCGGATGTTAAAGATGCAGATCAGTTTAAAAATGCATTTAACACCTTACAGGAATTAATTAAAGCAGGTCAAATCCAGGCCGGACATGATATTGGCAGCGGTGGTTTAATTACAACCCTGTTGGAAATGTGTTTTGCCGACCGTGATTTAGGTGCTCAGATAGACTTATCGGCTTTAGCAGAGCAGGATAACATTAAATTGCTCTTCGCTGAAAATATTGCCGTTGTTTTCCAGGCCGATGCTGCTGTTGAGGCAACTTTGACCAAAAACGGTGTTACTTTCCAAAAAATTGGTACTGTAAGCACTTCAGCTACCCTTGAGGTTAAAAATGCTGCCGATAGCTTCAGTTTTGATATCGACCACCTGCGTGATGTTTGGTTTAAAACTTCATACTTATTAGACAGCAGACAAACTGGTAATGGCTTAGCTAAAGAGCGTTACAACAATTATAAAAACCACGTTTTAAATTACAGTTTCCCGCTTACTTTCGATGGTAAAAAACCGGTAATAGACGAAACCAGGCCCAGACCAAAAGCAGCCATTATCCGTGAAAAAGGAAGTAACTCTGAGCGCGAATTGGCCAATGCCATGTACTTAGCTGGTTTTGATGTAAAAGATGTACACATGACCGATTTAATTACCGGAAGAGAAACATTAGAAGATATCCAGTTTATTGGCGCAGTAGGCGGTTTCTCTAACTCTGATGTTTTAGGATCTGCAAAAGGTTGGGCAGGTGCATTTTTATATAACGAGAAAGCGAGAATTGCTTTAGAAAAATTCTTTGCCCGTCCTGATACTTTATCCGTTGGGGTTTGCAACGGTTGCCAGTTATTTGTTGAGCTGGGCTTAATTAATAAAGACCACGCCGATAAACCTAAAATGTTGCATAACAAAAGTGGCAAACACGAAAGTATTTTTACGTCGTTAACTTTACAGGAAAACAATTCTGTCATGCTATCAAGCCTTGCCGGAAGCACTTTAGGTGTTTGGGTATCACATGGTGAAGGAAGATTCTCGTTACCATACGCAGAAGATCAATATAAAATTGTAGCCAAATACGCTTACGAAACTTATCCGGCCAGCCCAAATGGTTCCGATTACAACACGGCAATGTTGTGCGATGAAACCGGACGCCACCTGGTGATGATGCCGCACATTGAGCGTTCATTGTTCCAATGGCACTGGGCAAATTACCCGCAAGGCAGAAAAGACGAAGTTTCTCCTTGGATGGAAGCCTTTGTAAATGCCCGTAAGTGGATTGAGAACAAAGGGTAA
- a CDS encoding VOC family protein: MLRIHHIAIICSDYEKSKDFYVNKLGFTVLAEVYRAERKSYKLDLAVNGVYQIELFSFENPPARPSRPEAQGLRHLAFEVTDIEKEIARLNEQGIVTEPIRVDEFTDKRFTFFADLDGLPLELYEI, from the coding sequence ATGCTTCGAATCCACCACATTGCCATTATCTGTTCTGATTACGAAAAATCGAAAGATTTTTATGTAAATAAATTGGGTTTTACGGTTTTGGCCGAGGTTTACCGTGCGGAAAGGAAATCGTATAAACTCGATCTGGCGGTAAATGGTGTGTATCAGATCGAACTTTTTTCGTTCGAAAACCCACCTGCAAGGCCATCACGGCCAGAAGCACAAGGCTTGCGTCATCTGGCTTTTGAGGTAACGGATATTGAGAAAGAAATTGCTAGATTAAATGAACAGGGAATTGTAACGGAGCCGATCCGCGTTGATGAATTTACCGATAAAAGGTTTACTTTTTTTGCTGATCTGGATGGTTTGCCTTTAGAATTGTACGAAATTTAA
- a CDS encoding tRNA1(Val) (adenine(37)-N6)-methyltransferase: protein MSIFKFKQFDVDQTGCAMKINTDGVLLGATVSHPSPKRILDIGTGTGVIALMLAQRFPDAFIEAVEIDQLAAETASKNFRLSVFCERLNINHVAIEKYNTNEKFDLIVSNPPFFVNDLKNEEFRKGIARHANEDFFSLLVEKSNSLLADDGQIWLILPVKQANEAIAIASHYDLSLAERINIHSDENKPTFRQIICLKKGEALLKESDFNIYQSLKEHTQEYKLLLKDFFLAY from the coding sequence ATGAGCATTTTTAAGTTTAAACAGTTCGATGTCGATCAAACAGGCTGTGCCATGAAGATTAATACCGATGGCGTATTGCTTGGTGCAACAGTTTCGCATCCTTCGCCAAAAAGAATCCTGGATATTGGCACAGGAACAGGCGTAATTGCTTTAATGCTGGCGCAACGTTTTCCTGATGCATTTATAGAGGCAGTGGAGATTGATCAACTGGCTGCTGAAACTGCGAGCAAAAACTTCCGGTTATCAGTTTTCTGTGAGCGCCTGAATATTAACCATGTTGCAATTGAAAAATATAATACGAATGAAAAATTTGACCTGATCGTATCTAATCCGCCTTTTTTTGTGAATGATTTAAAGAATGAGGAATTTAGAAAAGGCATCGCCCGGCATGCAAATGAAGATTTTTTTAGTTTATTAGTTGAAAAATCTAACTCACTTTTGGCTGATGATGGGCAGATCTGGCTTATTTTACCGGTTAAACAGGCGAATGAAGCGATTGCGATCGCATCTCACTATGATTTATCGCTTGCTGAACGGATCAATATTCATTCTGATGAAAATAAACCTACTTTCAGGCAAATTATCTGTTTGAAAAAAGGCGAAGCGCTTTTAAAAGAAAGTGATTTTAATATTTATCAATCTTTAAAGGAACATACCCAAGAATACAAGCTTTTATTGAAAGACTTTTTCCTGGCTTATTAG
- a CDS encoding serine hydrolase: protein MKRILNVFLLCFMALSSLAQSKKQKTGDPLAGIDTLLNRILKDQQVAGFAVAVVKGDQVIYSKGFGYRDVENKKPVTPNTLFAIGSSTKSFTSALIGLQQKEGKLSYDGIATSYLPQLKFYNDNMNSQITVRDMMCHRTGLSRYDLSWFIFNTSNRDSIIQRVRYMEPTAAVREKWQYNNFMFLAQGMIVEKLTGKTWEQNIKEKFFGPLEMNRSNTNIFEFEKDHDASLPYTINDKGAIEKIDYFNIDGMGPAGSINSSVNDMTHWLKVWINGGSFKGKEILPTSYIREAASSQMVIGAGLPEADKDIYLSTYGFGWMISSYRGHYMVEHGGNINGFSASVSFFPTDKIGIVVLTNQNTSNVPKIVYSSIADRVLELKNIDWNGRAIKAKKEAKEREKAAKKTAENPHVLNTKPSHPLKDYDGLFDNPAYGVINVSFKNDSLFAMMGKEKLLLRHYHYDVFSISGIDKKGKIDTAESDLRFNFISGQDGKIEGISIPLERGMKPAIFTYKPRTVELSAADLESYTGTYGEKGMAKVYLKGKILFVSVPGQPEYETISVGNDTFNFKNLKGFSLKFEKKEGVSKASSVSFIQPNGTFKQVRQN from the coding sequence ATGAAACGTATTCTAAATGTGTTCTTGCTGTGCTTCATGGCACTATCTTCTCTTGCTCAATCCAAAAAACAAAAAACTGGCGATCCTTTAGCCGGGATTGATACTTTGCTGAACAGGATCTTGAAGGATCAGCAAGTAGCTGGTTTTGCGGTAGCCGTAGTAAAAGGCGATCAGGTCATTTATAGTAAAGGTTTTGGTTACCGCGATGTCGAAAACAAAAAACCAGTTACGCCGAATACACTTTTTGCTATAGGTTCCAGCACTAAATCATTTACCTCCGCACTCATTGGTTTGCAGCAAAAAGAAGGAAAGCTTTCTTATGATGGCATTGCCACCTCTTATTTGCCGCAGTTAAAGTTTTATAATGATAATATGAACAGCCAGATTACCGTGCGCGATATGATGTGCCACCGCACCGGTTTATCGCGTTATGATTTATCCTGGTTTATTTTTAATACTTCCAACCGCGATAGCATCATACAGAGGGTGCGTTACATGGAGCCAACTGCTGCCGTGCGTGAGAAATGGCAGTACAATAACTTTATGTTTTTGGCGCAGGGTATGATTGTCGAGAAACTGACCGGAAAAACCTGGGAGCAGAATATTAAAGAAAAGTTTTTTGGTCCACTGGAGATGAACCGTTCAAACACCAATATTTTTGAATTTGAAAAGGATCATGATGCTTCTTTACCTTATACCATAAACGATAAAGGCGCAATCGAAAAAATCGATTATTTTAATATTGATGGAATGGGGCCGGCCGGAAGCATCAATAGCAGTGTAAACGATATGACGCACTGGTTAAAAGTGTGGATCAACGGGGGATCTTTTAAAGGAAAAGAGATTTTACCCACTTCTTATATAAGAGAGGCTGCAAGCTCTCAGATGGTAATAGGGGCTGGTTTACCCGAAGCGGATAAGGATATTTACCTGTCTACCTATGGCTTTGGCTGGATGATCAGTTCGTACCGTGGGCATTATATGGTAGAGCATGGGGGCAACATCAATGGTTTTTCTGCAAGTGTGTCCTTTTTTCCTACGGATAAAATAGGTATTGTGGTTTTAACCAATCAGAATACTTCTAATGTTCCTAAAATTGTTTACAGCAGCATTGCCGACAGGGTATTGGAACTGAAAAATATCGACTGGAATGGTAGAGCGATTAAAGCAAAAAAAGAGGCGAAAGAAAGAGAAAAGGCAGCAAAAAAAACAGCTGAAAATCCCCATGTTCTAAATACCAAACCTTCACATCCTTTAAAAGATTACGATGGCCTGTTTGATAACCCTGCTTATGGTGTGATCAATGTATCGTTTAAAAACGATTCGCTTTTTGCTATGATGGGAAAAGAGAAACTTTTGCTTAGGCACTATCATTATGATGTGTTCAGCATCAGCGGTATCGATAAAAAAGGGAAGATTGATACGGCAGAAAGTGATCTGCGTTTTAATTTTATCAGCGGACAGGACGGCAAAATTGAAGGAATCAGTATTCCGCTTGAGCGGGGAATGAAACCTGCCATTTTTACATACAAACCAAGAACTGTTGAGTTGAGTGCTGCGGACTTAGAAAGTTATACGGGTACTTACGGAGAAAAGGGGATGGCTAAGGTATATTTAAAAGGCAAAATTTTGTTTGTTTCAGTACCCGGTCAGCCAGAATATGAAACCATATCAGTAGGAAACGATACTTTTAATTTTAAAAATTTAAAAGGCTTTAGTTTAAAATTCGAGAAGAAAGAGGGCGTATCAAAAGCTTCGTCCGTTTCGTTTATACAACCTAACGGGACATTTAAACAGGTAAGGCAAAATTAG
- a CDS encoding metallophosphoesterase produces the protein MKKIGLISDTHGFLDDAVFKHFDGVDEIWHAGDFGPNVAAPLAAFKPLRGVFGNIDDGAIRSAFPEQNRFSCEAVDVWLTHIGGYPGRYSSFVKPEIYTNPPKLFITGHSHILKVMFDKKIKCLHINPGAAGKHGWHKVRTLIRFCITDENIHTLEVIELSGR, from the coding sequence ATGAAAAAAATAGGACTAATTTCTGATACCCATGGTTTTTTAGACGATGCCGTTTTTAAGCACTTTGATGGGGTGGATGAAATATGGCATGCGGGAGATTTTGGTCCCAATGTTGCAGCACCTTTAGCTGCTTTTAAGCCTTTGCGTGGGGTGTTCGGAAATATCGATGATGGAGCGATTAGATCAGCCTTTCCAGAACAAAATCGATTTAGCTGCGAAGCGGTTGATGTTTGGTTGACCCACATAGGCGGATACCCGGGTAGGTATTCATCTTTTGTAAAACCAGAAATATACACTAACCCTCCTAAATTATTCATTACCGGGCATTCGCATATTTTGAAAGTAATGTTCGATAAAAAGATTAAATGTTTGCATATAAACCCCGGTGCAGCCGGAAAACATGGTTGGCACAAGGTGAGAACCCTGATTAGATTTTGCATTACTGATGAAAATATTCATACCTTAGAGGTCATAGAGTTATCAGGTAGATAA
- the fbp gene encoding class 1 fructose-bisphosphatase — translation MVCGVKTLGQFIIEKQADFPYAKGELSRLLRDIGIAAKIVNREINKAGLVDILGDMGTTNIQGEEQKKLDVYADEQFIAALTSGGECCIVATEEEDEIIHIESPVSQNAKYIVCIDPLDGSSNTDVNVAVGTIFSIYRRKSLEGRASLEDVLQKGTQQVAAGYIIYGSSTMLVYTTGKGVNGFTLDPSIGEFCLSHPQMKIPEMGYLYSVNEGNYVHFPDGVKKYIKYCQVEDEATKRPYTSRYIGSMVGDIHRNLIKGGIYIYPTTSRSPNGKLRLLYECNPMAFIIEQAGGKASTGFERILDINPTELHQRVPIFIGSKKMVEKAEEMMLLYTAKSISIENNVDAKLEGLNVIGGLD, via the coding sequence ATGGTTTGTGGCGTTAAAACACTAGGACAATTTATTATAGAAAAACAGGCAGATTTTCCTTATGCCAAAGGTGAACTCTCCAGGCTGCTAAGAGATATTGGCATTGCCGCAAAAATCGTAAACCGCGAAATTAATAAGGCAGGTTTGGTTGATATTCTTGGCGATATGGGCACTACGAATATTCAGGGAGAAGAACAGAAAAAATTAGATGTTTATGCTGATGAGCAGTTTATTGCCGCACTAACCAGTGGTGGTGAATGCTGTATCGTAGCAACTGAAGAGGAAGATGAGATCATTCATATTGAATCGCCGGTTTCGCAGAATGCCAAATATATTGTTTGCATTGATCCTTTGGATGGTTCTTCAAACACGGATGTGAATGTTGCAGTTGGTACTATTTTTTCTATTTACAGAAGGAAATCCCTTGAGGGGAGAGCCAGTTTGGAAGATGTATTGCAAAAAGGTACACAACAGGTTGCTGCGGGTTACATTATTTACGGCTCATCAACCATGCTGGTGTACACGACCGGAAAAGGGGTAAATGGATTTACACTTGATCCATCAATCGGTGAATTCTGTCTTTCGCACCCTCAAATGAAAATACCCGAAATGGGTTATTTATATTCTGTAAATGAAGGGAATTATGTGCATTTTCCCGATGGCGTAAAAAAATACATCAAATATTGCCAGGTTGAGGATGAAGCAACAAAACGACCATATACTTCACGTTACATCGGATCGATGGTAGGCGATATTCACCGGAATTTAATAAAAGGGGGAATTTATATTTACCCCACAACCTCACGTTCGCCTAATGGAAAATTAAGGTTGTTGTACGAATGTAACCCAATGGCTTTTATTATTGAACAGGCAGGAGGTAAGGCCAGTACAGGTTTTGAACGTATACTCGACATTAACCCAACTGAATTGCATCAAAGGGTACCGATTTTTATCGGATCAAAAAAAATGGTCGAAAAAGCCGAAGAAATGATGTTGCTATATACGGCAAAATCGATCTCTATCGAAAACAATGTAGATGCTAAACTGGAAGGTTTAAATGTTATCGGTGGATTGGATTAA
- the rnhA gene encoding ribonuclease HI, whose product MIEIYTDGAASGNPGPGGWGTILRAGQHYKELSGGFRMTTNNRMELLAVIKGLEALKSLNQQVTVYSDSKYVVDAVEKKWVFGWVKKGFKDKKNKDLWLRFLELYKLHKVKFIWIKGHNDHPENERCDRLAVFASQDKQNLAIDTFFEAERNKTTLL is encoded by the coding sequence ATGATCGAAATTTATACAGACGGAGCAGCTAGTGGAAACCCTGGGCCAGGTGGTTGGGGTACCATTTTAAGGGCAGGACAACACTACAAAGAATTGAGTGGTGGTTTTAGAATGACTACGAATAACCGCATGGAGTTATTGGCTGTAATAAAGGGATTAGAGGCATTAAAAAGTTTGAACCAACAGGTCACCGTTTATTCGGATTCGAAATATGTAGTAGATGCCGTTGAAAAAAAATGGGTTTTCGGCTGGGTGAAAAAAGGTTTTAAAGACAAGAAAAACAAAGACCTCTGGTTGAGGTTCCTTGAACTATATAAACTTCACAAAGTAAAATTCATCTGGATTAAAGGCCACAACGATCACCCGGAGAATGAGCGTTGCGACCGTTTAGCTGTTTTTGCTTCACAAGACAAGCAAAATCTGGCTATAGATACTTTTTTTGAAGCAGAAAGAAATAAAACAACTTTGCTTTAA
- a CDS encoding recombinase family protein encodes MKTADLYIRVSTDEQADKGYSQRDQAERLEKYCQDKGIMVRKVIFEDHSAKTFDRPAWTNLLLTLRKQRGQTDLILFTKWDRFSRNAPDAYNMIRTLKSLGVEPQAIEQPLDMDVPENKMMLAIYLTAPEIENDRRGLNTFHGLRRARKEGRWIGLAPTGYINRTAENGKKYIALHGNQADLMAWAFKELSKGKYSIEQVFKKAVEMGLVCSKNNFLRQIRNTMYCGIIQIPSYKDEQAYTVRGLHEPIISPSLFYQVQDVISGKKNDFKTKILSDENVPLKGFLTCSRCTRTLCGSASKGRNAYYYYYHCSSACGCRLKAEMVNKEFLNFLKDYTLDQKTAELFKLVILDEFSNDSENNREYKARLVKQLTKSNNKLTRARELLLLGDLESSDYKIVKTECDENIIRTEAKLQDFSRKKYNKAQLELILNDAMDTICDLYTIYTKSGVEDQRRLIGSMFKEKFNFDNVQHRTAEMTETFSRIYLIKNQVRRKKEGAKSC; translated from the coding sequence ATGAAAACTGCAGATTTATACATCAGGGTAAGTACAGATGAACAGGCAGATAAGGGTTATTCACAACGCGACCAGGCGGAGCGCCTGGAAAAATACTGTCAGGATAAGGGGATAATGGTCCGCAAAGTAATCTTTGAAGATCATTCGGCTAAGACCTTTGATCGCCCGGCCTGGACCAACCTATTACTCACGCTTCGCAAGCAGCGCGGGCAAACTGATCTAATACTTTTTACCAAATGGGACCGCTTCAGCCGTAATGCACCCGATGCCTACAACATGATCCGCACCCTAAAATCCCTGGGTGTAGAACCTCAGGCAATCGAGCAGCCGCTGGATATGGACGTACCGGAAAACAAAATGATGCTGGCCATTTACCTGACTGCACCAGAGATTGAAAACGACCGCAGGGGACTTAACACCTTTCATGGCCTAAGAAGAGCCCGTAAAGAAGGCCGGTGGATAGGCCTGGCGCCGACCGGTTATATCAACAGAACCGCTGAAAATGGCAAAAAATATATTGCCCTGCACGGCAACCAGGCTGACCTGATGGCCTGGGCCTTCAAAGAACTATCCAAAGGAAAATATTCCATTGAGCAGGTATTTAAAAAAGCAGTAGAAATGGGCCTAGTATGTAGCAAAAACAACTTTCTACGTCAGATCCGAAATACCATGTATTGCGGCATCATTCAAATACCGAGCTACAAAGATGAGCAGGCTTACACAGTTCGCGGGCTACATGAGCCTATCATCTCCCCCTCCCTTTTTTATCAGGTACAGGATGTCATCTCCGGCAAAAAAAACGATTTTAAAACCAAAATCCTTTCGGATGAAAACGTACCGCTAAAAGGATTTCTAACTTGTTCCAGGTGCACACGCACCTTATGTGGCAGTGCGTCCAAAGGCAGAAATGCATATTACTACTATTATCACTGTTCCTCCGCGTGTGGATGCAGATTAAAAGCAGAAATGGTGAATAAGGAATTCCTAAACTTTCTCAAAGATTATACACTGGATCAAAAAACCGCAGAACTCTTCAAACTTGTCATATTGGATGAATTTTCAAACGATTCGGAAAACAACAGGGAATATAAAGCCCGACTGGTAAAACAGCTCACCAAATCCAACAATAAACTCACCAGAGCACGGGAACTGCTTCTGCTAGGGGACTTAGAAAGCAGCGATTACAAAATCGTTAAAACAGAATGCGATGAAAACATCATCCGAACAGAGGCGAAGCTACAGGATTTTAGCAGGAAAAAATACAACAAGGCGCAACTCGAACTCATCTTAAATGATGCAATGGACACGATTTGCGATTTATACACGATTTACACCAAATCTGGCGTAGAAGACCAAAGAAGGCTGATTGGTTCGATGTTTAAGGAAAAATTCAATTTTGACAACGTACAACATCGAACCGCTGAAATGACGGAAACATTTAGTCGAATCTACCTGATTAAGAATCAAGTTAGGAGAAAAAAAGAAGGGGCAAAAAGTTGTTAA